The Streptococcus sp. DTU_2020_1001019_1_SI_AUS_MUR_006 sequence TTTTGAACATAACAGTCATGTGATTAAAGGCACTTCTCATACGTTGGTAAGCAATGATATCCTCATGCTTAATTGGTACACGACGGTAAGACACAATCTCGTCAGGTTGGTCGATAAATTCTGCGATATGACCACCCAGCAAGTCCAAGTTTTCCTTTTCCATCAAGTCAAACTGTTGTTCAAAACGATCTTCAACAGCGATATCGTCAGTATCCATACGGGCAATAACATCATACTGACACTGCAAAACACCATACTGTAGTGCCAAGCCCAGGCCACGGTTTTGCTCCAGTGGACAACGTTTGATTGGAATACTTGACTGTGCTGCCAAGTTTTCCAACACTTGATATAGTTCAGGTGTCAGTGGACCGTCTTCAACGATAACCACTTCACTAGGTTTGAGCGTTTGATGTAAGATACTTTTTACAGCCTCTTCTA is a genomic window containing:
- a CDS encoding glycosyltransferase, whose translation is MSVYIKENPVFLEEAVKSILHQTLKPSEVVIVEDGPLTPELYQVLENLAAQSSIPIKRCPLEQNRGLGLALQYGVLQCQYDVIARMDTDDIAVEDRFEQQFDLMEKENLDLLGGHIAEFIDQPDEIVSYRRVPIKHEDIIAYQRMRSAFNHMTVMFKREMVLKAGNYEDGLYMEDDLLWLNMISAGARTGNVDQILCKVRVGAGMFERRGGLRYLKLYRQARKRMHERGQISYGEYLKSVLIQVVVALCPGFVRQFIFLKLLRKSK